In Arvicola amphibius chromosome 1, mArvAmp1.2, whole genome shotgun sequence, one DNA window encodes the following:
- the LOC119806640 gene encoding olfactory receptor 51S1, with amino-acid sequence MAPTFLLVGLPGLEAAPSWWTVPLITVYLLSALGNGMILWIIALEPTLHRSMYFFLFLLSVSDVGLATVLMPTLLGLAFADVHAVPASACLLQMFFVHVFSVMESSVLLAMAFDRAMAICRPLHYPALLTNGVINKIGMAIAFRCLSLHLPLPFLLAHMPYCRPPVLTHSYCLHPDMARLACPEAWGAVYSLVVVLSAMALDPLLIFFSYGLIGRVLQGVGSTEDRWKAGQTCAAHLSAVLLFYIPMILLALIDRFKLPLPQPAHTLLSYVHFLLPPLINPILYSVKMKEIREKILKRVLPTKVGCTQ; translated from the coding sequence ATGGCCCCTACTTTCCTGTTAGTgggcctgcctggcctggaagcTGCACCATCCTGGTGGACAGTTCCTCTCATCACTGTCTACCTTCTCTCTGCCCTGGGTAATGGTATGATCCTCTGGATCATTGCACTGGAGCCCACACTACATCGCTCaatgtacttcttcctcttcttgctcAGTGTGTCTGATGTTGGCTTGGCCACTGTACTAATGCCTACCTTGCTAGGCCTGGCCTTCGCTGATGTTCATGCTGTCCCTGCCTCAGCTTGTCTTCTACAGATGTTCTTTGTCCATGTCTTTTCTGTTATGGAGTCCTCTGTCTTGCTTGCCATGGCATTTGATCGGGCAATGGCCATCTGCCGCCCTCTCCACTACCCAGCACTCCTTACCAATGGTGTCATTAACAAGATTGGCATGGCCATTGCTTTCCGATGCCTGAGTCTCCATCTACCCCTGCCATTCCTGTTGGCTCACATGCCATATTGCCGTCCACCAGTCCTAACACATTCTTACTGCTTGCATCCAGATATGGCTCGCCTAGCCTGCCCAGAAGCATGGGGTGCAGTCTACAGCCTGGTTGTGGTACTGTCCGCCATGGCACTAGACCCTCTGCTTATTTTCTTCTCCTATGGCCTGATTGGCAGAGTATTGCAAGGTGTAGGGTCTACTGAGGATCGCTGGAAAGCCGGTCAGACGTGTGCTGCCCACCTCTCTGCTGTGCTCCTCTTCTACATACCCATGATTCTCTTGGCACTCATTGACCGATTCAAGTTGCCACTCCCTCAGCCTGCCCATACTCTTCTCTCCTATgtccacttcctgcttcctccactgaTAAACCCAATTCTCTACAGTGTCAAGATGAAGGAGATTAGAGAAAAAATTCTCAAAAGGGTACTACCCACGAAAGTTGGCTGTACTCAATGA
- the LOC119807842 gene encoding olfactory receptor 51H1-like yields MADHNHSQFQHPYFVLTGIPGLEQKYYWMAFPLGAIYVTALFGNGIIISTIKSESSLHIPMYYFLCMLAFADMGLTLCTLPSVLGIFWFNYKFITFDGCLTQMYFIHTFSAIESGVLVAMAIDRLIAIWSPLRYGTILTSGVVCKIGILILSRAVCVVFPVPFLIKRLPFYRSNILSHSFCLHQDVMRLACASTRVNSLYGLIAVIFTKGSDSLSILFSYVFILRTVMAIASGEGRLKALNTCVSHICAVLIFYVPLIGVSVIHRFGKHLSPLTHALMANAYLLVPPVLNPIVYTVKTKEIRKKIIQIFVRTKITSEG; encoded by the coding sequence ATGGCAGACCATAACCACTCCCAATTCCAGCACCCTTACTTTGTCTTAACTGGAATCCCCGGACTTGAGCAGAAGTACTACTGGATGGCATTCCCACTGGGTGCAATATATGTCACTGCTCTCTTTGGCAATGGTATTATCATCTCTACAATCAaatctgagtcatctctgcacATTCCTATGTACTACTTTTTGTGTATGCTGGCGTTTGCGGATATGGGGCTCACCCTCTGTACTCTGCCCTCTGTGCTCGGCATATTCTGGTTTAACTACAAATTCATCACTTTTGATGGTTGTCTTACTCAGATGTACTTCATTCACACCTTCTCAGCCATCGAGTCAGGAGTGCTAGTCGCAATGGCCATTGATCGTCTTATAGCCATCTGGAGTCCTCTCAGATACGGCACCATTTTAACCAGTGGTGTGGTCTGTAAAATAGGGATACTCATCTTGTCAAGAGCAGTCTGCGTGGTCTTCCCTGTGCCTTTTCTCATCAAGAGGCTTCCGTTTTATCGCTCCAACATcctttctcactccttctgcctccatcaaGACGTCATGCGCCTTGCCTGCGCCAGCACGCGTGTCAACAGTCTCTATGGCCTCATAGCTGTCATCTTTACCAAGGGTTCTGActccctctccatcctcttcTCCTACGTGTTCATACTCCGCACGGTGATGGCCATAGCCTCCGGGGAGGGCCGGCTGAAGGCTCTCAACACTTGTGTTTCCCATATCTGTGCTGTACTTATTTTCTATGTGCCATTGATTGGAGTATCGGTCATCCATCGCTTTGGGAAGCACTTGTCACCACTGACTCATGCCCTTATGGCCAATGCCTACCTTCTTGTCCCCCCTGTGCTAAACCCCATAGTTTATACTGTCAAGACCAAGGAGATACGAAAAAAGATTATCCAGATATTTGTTAGAACCAAAATTACTTCAGAGGGTTAA